The following proteins come from a genomic window of Candidatus Methylomirabilota bacterium:
- a CDS encoding ester cyclase: protein MAEQDLIKAARDVVDAFNAGDWDACKAALASDSVYDEIGTSRRIQGAVAIIPCWQAWKQAMPDVKGTVNQAFGGGNTVVLEVTWKGTQTGPLQGPSGTIPATGKQQTTRASWVMNFDGGKIKDSRHYFDMLSFLQQLGVIPR, encoded by the coding sequence ATGGCGGAACAAGACCTCATCAAGGCGGCTCGCGACGTAGTCGACGCGTTCAACGCTGGTGACTGGGACGCCTGCAAGGCGGCGCTGGCCTCGGATTCGGTCTACGACGAAATCGGAACTTCCCGGCGGATACAGGGAGCCGTGGCCATCATACCGTGCTGGCAGGCCTGGAAGCAGGCCATGCCAGACGTGAAGGGCACGGTCAACCAAGCTTTCGGGGGCGGCAACACCGTGGTCCTTGAGGTGACCTGGAAGGGAACGCAAACCGGACCGCTCCAGGGGCCGAGCGGCACGATTCCCGCCACGGGAAAACAACAAACGACGCGCGCAAGCTGGGTGATGAACTTCGATGGCGGCAAGATCAAGGACAGCCGGCACTACTTCGACATGCTGTCCTTCCTGCAGCAACTCGGTGTGATACCGCGCTGA